The following are from one region of the Salvelinus alpinus chromosome 16, SLU_Salpinus.1, whole genome shotgun sequence genome:
- the LOC139541297 gene encoding zygote arrest protein 1-like yields the protein MKSCVVNLFKFVNQTTRVGLANMATYLDESIDNYLYLSYNPYSGRYPKPKGAGWRNKNYLANYADTEAYIDNHHRAQLKYLLSQINPNLTPRLRKANTKDVAVQVNPKKDVSVQCSLGPRTLIDRKRDTLRKRRQEETQTPGSPGSSVGGVRYPRTLAVYSPIASRRLASFLEYDKVESRRAQTGDPPETVKIRKMDEGEKSEDKTEKAKDENTWPHTKTSNTDQSVMTEGVKANQDGSKVKARVRFQFLEQKYGYYHCRDCNLRWESAYVWCVHGTSKVYFKQFCRTCQKSFNPYRVEDITCQTCNKARCMCQVTLRHVDPKRPHRQDLCGRCKGKRLSCDLTFSFKYII from the exons ATGAAATCGTGTGTCGTCAACCTATTTAAATTTGTCAACCAAACAACCCGAGTTGGCTTAGCAAACATGGCTACATATTTAGATGAGTCAATCGACAACTATTTATATTTATCTTACAACCCTTACTCTGGCAGGTATCCAAAACCAAAAGGTGCGGGCTGGAGAAACAAAAATTATTTGGCCAACTATGCCGACACAGAGGCGTACATTGATAACCACCATCGTGCGCAACTTAAATACCTCTTATCCCAAATAAACCCCAATCTTACACCGAGGCTACGGAAAGCAAACACCAAAGACGTCGCGGTGCAGGTCAATCCGAAGAAGGATGTTTCTGTGCAGTGTTCCCTCGGCCCACGGACCCTCATAGACAGAAAGCGAGACACTTTGCGCAAGAGAAGACAAGAGGAAACCCAAACACCCGGTAGTCCAGGGAGCTCTGTGGGAGGGGTGCGTTACCCTCGCACTCTGGCAGTCTACTCCCCTATCGCGTCTAGGAGACTTGCATCTTTTCTAGAATATGACAAAGTTGAGTCGAGACGAGCACAGACCGGTGACCCACCTGAAACCGTTAAGATTAGGAAAATGGATGAAGGTGAGAAATCTGAGGACAAAACAGAAAAGGCAAAAGACGAAAATACTTGGCCACATACAAAAACTAGTAATACTGACCAATCAGTTATGACCGAGGGCGTCAAAGCCAATCAGGATGGTTCGAAAGTCAAGGCCCGCGTGAGATTTCAG TTTTTGGAGCAGAAGTATGGGTACTATCACTGCAGAGACTGTAACCTGCGTTGGGAGAGTGCATATGTTTGGTGTGTCCATGGAACGAGCAAG GTCTACTTCAAGCAGTTCTGTAGAACATGCCAGAAGTCCTTCAACCCCTACCGTGTTGAGGACATAACCTGTCAG ACTTGCAACAAGGCACGCTGCATGTGCCAAGTGACCCTGCGCCACGTTGACCCCAAACGCCCCCACAGACAGGATCTGTGTGGCAGGTGCAAGGGCAAGAGGCTCTCCTGTGACCTCACCTTCAGTTTCAAATACATCATCTAG
- the LOC139541296 gene encoding sodium/bile acid cotransporter 4-like, translated as MENSSVVVTVVPTAGQTEFLNFTMNDTLSRLSESFSEELAMAGLRVRNNPVSLKASTLSTAFAAGLRAKLPPTEPAHLVVAFWDSPLSHGINVFVGIVLCFTMLGLGCTVDVSQLGEHIRRPIGVLLALVCQFVIMPLVAFLLALAFSLDDVAAMAVLLCGCCPGGNLSNIMSLLVNGEMNLSIIMTISSTVLALVLMPLCLWIYSRAWINTPVVNLMPFGAIILTLCSTLIPIGLGVVLRYRYNRAADIVLKVSLWSLLVTLVMLFIMTGAMLGPELLATIPPSVYMVAVLMPACGYAAGYGLATLFDLPPNIRRTVSLETGCQNVQLCTAILKMAFPPQLMGGMYMFPLLYALFQAAEAGIFILAYRMYRKEVLHKPDTNPLGDNGDIGYNRFEDEDMGFDTSYGAVTTSDPNLIMLEPCPDATPV; from the exons ATGGAGAACTCAAGCGTGGTGGTCACGGTTGTTCCAACTGCTGGCCAAACAGAATTCCTCAACTTCACCATGAATGACACCCTCTCCCGACTCTCAGAAAGCTTCTCGGAGGAACTCGCCATGGCAGGATTACGCGTAAGGAACAACCCGGTATCTCTGAAAGCCAGCACCCTCAGTACTGCCTTTGCTGCTGGGCTTCGGGCTAAGCTGCCGCCGACGGAACCCGCTCACCTGGTGGTTGCCTTTTGGGATTCCCCGCTAAGTCACGGAATCAATGTGTTTGTGGGGATTGTCCTGTGCTTCACCATGCTGGGGCTAGGGTGTACGGTAGACGTTAGCCAGCTTGGGGAGCATATCCGCAGACCCATCGGGGTGCTGCTGGCGCTGGTGTGTCAGTTCGTCATCATGCCCCTGGTCGCCTTCCTGCTAGCTTTGGCATTCTCGCTCGACGACGTGGCGGCTATGGCCGTGCTACTGTGTGGCTGCTGTCCAGGAGGAAACCTATCCAACATCATGTCCTTATTAGTGAACGGGGAGATGAATCTGAG CATTATCATGACCATCTCCTCCACGGTCCTAGCACTGGTGCTAATGCCGCTGTGTCTGTGGATATACAGCCGCGCCTGGATCAACACCCCCGTGGTCAACCTGATGCCGTTCGGCGCGATCATCCTCACCCTCTGTAGCACCCTCATACCCATCGGCCTGGGGGTCGTGCTCCGATACCGCTACAACCGGGCGGCCGACATCGTTTTAAAG GTGTCTCTGTGGTCTTTGCTGGTGACCCTGGTGATGCTGTTCATCATGACGGGGGCCATGTTGGGGCCAGAGCTGCTGGccaccatccctccatctgtctACATGGTGGCTGTCCTGATGCCTGCCTGTGGCTACGCTGCAGGCTACGGCCTGGCCACCCTCTTCGATCTCCCGCCCAACATCCGCAGGACCGTGTCACTAGAGACCGGGTGCCAGAACGTGCAGCTCTGCACAGCCATCCTGAAGATGGCCTTCCCACCACAGCTGATGGGGGGCATGTATATGTTCCCTCTGCTCTACGCCCTCTTCCAGGCAGCCGAGGCTGGCATCTTCATCCTGGCCTACCGGATGTACAGGAAAGAGGTTCTACACAAACCAGACACAAACCCACTGGGGGACAATGGGGATATTGGATATAATAGGTTTGAAGATGAAGATATGGGCTTTGACACTTCTTACGGGGCAGTGACCACAAGTGACCCAAATCTCATCATGTTAGAGCCTTGTCCGGATGCGACTCCTGTTTAG